One Curtobacterium sp. BH-2-1-1 genomic region harbors:
- a CDS encoding aminodeoxychorismate/anthranilate synthase component II: MTKILVVDNYDSFVYTLNGYVQQLGAETDVVRNDAFPASEIADRIAEYDGVLLSPGPGTPADAGVSVETVHAAIAADKPLLGVCLGHQAIAEALGATVTHAEELMHGKTSQVDHDDSPLFAGVPHPFTATRYHSLAIVDGTVPDELTVTARTGGGVIMGVQHREHPVYGVQFHPESVLTEGGYRMVGNWLETTGLAGAAERAAGLNPLIAAHRA, translated from the coding sequence ATGACCAAGATCCTCGTCGTCGACAACTACGACAGCTTCGTCTACACGCTGAACGGCTACGTGCAGCAGCTCGGGGCGGAGACCGACGTGGTCCGGAACGACGCCTTCCCCGCATCCGAGATCGCCGACCGCATCGCCGAGTACGACGGTGTGCTGCTGTCCCCCGGCCCCGGGACGCCCGCGGACGCAGGCGTCTCCGTCGAGACCGTGCACGCCGCCATCGCCGCGGACAAGCCCCTGCTCGGTGTGTGCCTCGGCCACCAGGCCATCGCCGAGGCGCTCGGTGCGACGGTCACCCACGCCGAGGAACTCATGCACGGCAAGACCTCGCAGGTCGACCACGACGACAGCCCCCTCTTCGCGGGCGTCCCGCACCCGTTCACGGCGACGCGGTACCACTCGCTCGCGATCGTCGACGGCACGGTCCCCGACGAGCTCACCGTGACCGCCCGGACCGGTGGTGGCGTCATCATGGGCGTGCAGCACCGCGAGCACCCCGTGTACGGCGTGCAGTTCCACCCGGAGTCGGTCCTCACCGAGGGCGGCTACCGGATGGTCGGAAACTGGCTCGAGACGACCGGCCTCGCCGGTGCAGCAGAACGCGCTGCGGGCCTGAACCCGCTCATCGCGGCCCACCGGGCCTGA
- a CDS encoding cell division protein CrgA, translating into MAKDKDRTKPARTTRADSVDTAGDQPNPVWFKPVMFGFMLIGLAWVIVFYISNTTLPVPSLGSWNILIGFGIMFVGFLMTTRWR; encoded by the coding sequence ATGGCCAAGGACAAGGACCGCACCAAGCCCGCCCGGACGACCCGAGCCGACTCGGTCGACACCGCGGGGGACCAGCCGAACCCCGTGTGGTTCAAGCCGGTCATGTTCGGTTTCATGCTCATCGGCCTCGCCTGGGTGATCGTCTTCTACATCTCGAACACGACGCTGCCGGTGCCGTCCCTCGGTTCGTGGAACATCCTCATCGGCTTCGGCATCATGTTCGTCGGCTTCCTGATGACCACGCGCTGGCGGTAG
- a CDS encoding rhomboid family intramembrane serine protease — protein MTDQAYNPNNTCYRHPDRQSFVLCQRCGRTICPECQTPAAVGVHCPECVREQRAQFQANRRASGGPSGLTVARRRFAMLDQKATVVIVAVSVAIWLLDQVSGGFFTNLFAYNSLLLPSQPWRAVTVLFVHSGLFHILFNMWALWIFGRMLENMLGAWRFLALYFITGIFGSMLVTFLAPGTWVVGASGAIFGLFAAFFVLQRSLGNNAVQLLVIMGLNLVVGFLPGTNISWQAHVGGIIGGFVVGFVFARTRNIRQRSLQIALLVAAAVVGIALTAVGYAVTIG, from the coding sequence GTGACCGATCAGGCGTACAACCCGAACAACACCTGCTACCGGCATCCGGACCGGCAGAGCTTCGTGCTCTGCCAGCGCTGCGGGCGGACGATCTGCCCGGAGTGCCAGACGCCGGCGGCGGTCGGGGTGCACTGCCCTGAGTGCGTGCGCGAGCAGCGTGCGCAGTTCCAGGCGAACCGTCGGGCGTCCGGAGGCCCCAGCGGCCTGACGGTCGCCCGGCGGCGCTTCGCCATGCTCGACCAGAAGGCGACGGTCGTGATCGTCGCCGTCTCGGTCGCGATCTGGTTGCTCGACCAGGTCTCGGGCGGGTTCTTCACGAACCTGTTCGCCTACAACTCGTTGCTCCTGCCCTCGCAGCCGTGGCGAGCGGTGACGGTGCTCTTCGTGCACTCGGGCCTCTTCCACATCCTGTTCAACATGTGGGCGCTGTGGATCTTCGGCCGGATGCTCGAGAACATGCTCGGGGCGTGGCGGTTCCTGGCGCTCTACTTCATCACCGGGATCTTCGGGTCGATGCTCGTGACGTTCCTGGCCCCCGGCACGTGGGTGGTCGGAGCGTCCGGCGCGATCTTCGGGCTGTTCGCGGCGTTCTTCGTCCTGCAGCGCAGTCTCGGCAACAACGCCGTGCAGCTGCTGGTCATCATGGGACTCAACCTCGTCGTGGGGTTCCTGCCGGGCACGAACATCTCGTGGCAGGCGCACGTCGGCGGGATCATCGGCGGCTTCGTGGTCGGGTTCGTGTTCGCACGGACCCGCAACATCCGCCAGCGTTCGCTGCAGATCGCACTGCTCGTGGCCGCCGCGGTCGTGGGCATCGCCCTGACCGCCGTCGGGTACGCGGTGACGATCGGCTGA
- a CDS encoding peptidylprolyl isomerase has translation MSLHTAVATIHTNKGDIRVNLFGNHAPKTVKNFVDLATGKQEWTHPGTGKVSTDKLYDGVVFHRIIKDFMIQGGDPLGQGIGGPGYRFDDEIHPELTFQNPYIFAMANAGIQGGRGTNGSQFFITTVATPWLQGKHTIFGEVADDESRAVVDAIEGVATDGRDKPLEDVVIQSIDVEDV, from the coding sequence ATGTCTCTGCACACCGCTGTCGCAACGATCCACACGAACAAGGGCGACATCCGCGTCAACCTGTTCGGCAACCACGCTCCGAAGACCGTCAAGAACTTCGTCGACCTCGCGACGGGCAAGCAGGAGTGGACCCACCCCGGCACCGGCAAGGTCTCGACCGACAAGCTGTACGACGGTGTCGTCTTCCACCGCATCATCAAGGACTTCATGATCCAGGGCGGCGACCCGCTCGGTCAGGGCATCGGCGGACCGGGCTACCGCTTCGACGACGAGATCCACCCGGAGCTCACCTTCCAGAACCCGTACATCTTCGCCATGGCGAACGCCGGCATCCAGGGTGGCCGCGGCACCAACGGCTCGCAGTTCTTCATCACCACGGTGGCGACGCCGTGGCTGCAGGGCAAGCACACCATCTTCGGCGAGGTCGCGGACGACGAGTCCCGCGCGGTCGTCGACGCGATCGAGGGTGTGGCGACCGACGGCCGTGACAAGCCGCTCGAGGACGTCGTCATCCAGAGCATCGACGTCGAGGACGTCTGA
- a CDS encoding DUF3566 domain-containing protein — MSSVAEKLQKKAKRPVGTRQVRLRLVYVDFWSMVKLSFLIALAGSIVIVVATALVWVILNQTGVFTQIDALLKDVTGQNNYSIMDQFSLGQVLGFSIVVGILNVVVGTVLGAIVSVLYNLSVRITGGLLVGFTNN, encoded by the coding sequence ATGAGTAGTGTCGCCGAGAAGCTCCAGAAGAAGGCGAAGCGGCCCGTCGGCACCCGTCAGGTGCGGCTGCGGCTCGTGTACGTCGACTTCTGGTCGATGGTGAAGCTCAGCTTCCTCATCGCCCTGGCCGGCTCGATCGTGATCGTCGTCGCCACCGCGCTGGTGTGGGTCATCCTGAACCAGACCGGTGTCTTCACCCAGATCGACGCCCTGCTGAAGGACGTCACCGGGCAGAACAACTACTCGATCATGGACCAGTTCTCGCTGGGCCAGGTGCTCGGGTTCTCCATCGTCGTGGGCATCCTCAACGTGGTCGTCGGCACCGTGCTCGGCGCCATCGTGAGTGTCCTCTACAACCTCAGTGTGCGGATCACCGGCGGCTTGCTCGTCGGCTTCACGAACAACTGA
- the gyrA gene encoding DNA gyrase subunit A → MADDNENGADEQPEIVHGDSGDIVVSGDRISQVDLQLEMQRSYLDYAMSVIVGRALPEVRDGLKPVHRRVIYAMFDGGYRPDRAFSKCSRVVGDVMGQFHPHGDSAIYDALVRLVQPWSLRYPLALGQGNFGSPGNDGAAAPRYTETKMAPLAMEMVRDIDEDTVDFQDNYDGRTQEPAILPARFPNLLVNGSVGIAVGMATNIPPHNLREVAAGAKWALEHPDATREELLGALMQRIKGPDFPTGAQILGTKGIQDAYRTGRGSITMRAVVNVEEIQGRTCLVVTELPYQVNPDNLAIRIAEGVKDGKLAGIADIRDETSGRTGQRLVIVLKRDAVAKVVLNNLYKHTQLQENFGANMLAIVDGVPRTLALDGFISAWVDHQIDVIVRRTQFRLREAEKRAHILRGYLAALDALDEVIALIRRSPDVEEARTGLMDLLSVDEIQARAILELQLRRLAALERQKIHDEAEELERKIADFQDILASETRQRTIIGDELEEIVERFGDDRRSEILLGFDGDMSIEDLIPEEEMVVTITRGGYVKRTRSDNYRSQHRGGRGVKGAQLRADDIVEHFFVTTTHHWLLFLTDKGRVYRAKAYELQEASRDAKGQHVANLLAMQPDEQIQQVLDIRDYEAAQYLVLATAHGLVKKTPLTEYDTNRTGGIIAINLRDGDTLVQALLVDEHDDLLLVSKHGMSLRFTATNDTLRPMGRSTSGVKGMSFRDDDSLLAARVVSDDGYVWVMTEGGYAKRTSVDQYRVQGRGGLGIKVAKLAADRGDLVGALIVGEDDEVLVVLQSGKVVRSAVAEVPAKGRDTMGVVFARFAENDRIIAVARNTERNLDDQDDAEIEPAGPVETVSPDEAAADPADTVPTDTVAGEDQSSNE, encoded by the coding sequence ATGGCTGACGACAACGAGAACGGCGCCGACGAGCAGCCCGAGATCGTCCACGGCGACAGCGGGGACATCGTCGTCTCCGGTGACCGCATCTCGCAGGTCGACCTGCAGCTCGAGATGCAGCGCTCGTACCTCGACTACGCGATGAGCGTCATCGTCGGTCGTGCCCTGCCCGAGGTCCGTGACGGACTGAAGCCGGTGCACCGCCGCGTGATCTACGCGATGTTCGACGGCGGCTACCGTCCCGACCGGGCCTTCTCGAAGTGCTCGCGCGTCGTCGGCGACGTCATGGGGCAGTTCCACCCGCACGGCGACAGCGCGATCTACGACGCCCTCGTCCGCCTGGTGCAGCCGTGGTCGCTCCGGTACCCGCTCGCGCTCGGCCAGGGCAACTTCGGTTCCCCGGGCAACGACGGCGCCGCTGCCCCGCGGTACACCGAGACCAAGATGGCGCCGCTCGCCATGGAGATGGTCCGGGACATCGACGAGGACACCGTCGACTTCCAGGACAACTACGACGGTCGCACGCAGGAGCCCGCGATCCTGCCGGCACGGTTCCCGAACCTGCTGGTCAACGGCTCCGTCGGCATCGCGGTCGGCATGGCGACGAACATCCCGCCGCACAACCTGCGCGAGGTCGCTGCGGGCGCCAAGTGGGCGCTCGAGCACCCCGACGCCACGCGTGAAGAGCTCCTCGGCGCGCTCATGCAGCGGATCAAGGGCCCGGACTTCCCGACCGGGGCGCAGATCCTCGGCACGAAGGGCATCCAGGACGCCTACCGCACCGGTCGTGGCTCGATCACGATGCGTGCGGTCGTCAACGTCGAGGAGATCCAGGGCCGCACCTGCCTCGTCGTCACCGAGCTCCCGTACCAGGTGAACCCCGACAACCTCGCGATCCGCATCGCCGAGGGTGTGAAGGACGGCAAGCTCGCCGGCATCGCGGACATCCGCGACGAGACCTCGGGTCGTACCGGTCAGCGTCTCGTCATCGTGCTCAAGCGCGACGCCGTCGCCAAGGTCGTCCTCAACAACCTGTACAAGCACACGCAGCTGCAGGAGAACTTCGGCGCGAACATGCTCGCGATCGTCGACGGCGTGCCCCGCACCCTCGCGCTCGACGGGTTCATCTCGGCGTGGGTCGACCACCAGATCGACGTCATCGTCCGCCGCACCCAGTTCCGGCTGCGCGAGGCCGAGAAGCGCGCCCACATCCTCCGTGGCTACCTGGCCGCGCTCGACGCCCTCGACGAGGTCATCGCGCTCATCCGCCGGTCGCCCGACGTCGAAGAGGCCCGCACCGGTCTGATGGACCTGCTGTCCGTCGACGAGATCCAGGCGCGCGCGATCCTCGAGCTCCAGCTCCGTCGTCTCGCCGCCCTCGAGCGGCAGAAGATCCACGACGAGGCCGAGGAGCTCGAGCGCAAGATCGCCGACTTCCAGGACATCCTGGCGTCGGAGACCCGTCAGCGCACGATCATCGGCGACGAGCTCGAGGAGATCGTCGAGCGGTTCGGCGACGACCGCCGCAGCGAGATCCTGCTCGGCTTCGACGGCGACATGTCCATCGAGGACCTCATCCCCGAAGAGGAGATGGTCGTCACCATCACCCGCGGCGGGTACGTCAAGCGGACGCGCAGCGACAACTACCGGTCGCAGCACCGCGGCGGACGCGGGGTCAAGGGTGCGCAGCTGCGCGCCGACGACATCGTCGAGCACTTCTTCGTGACGACGACGCACCACTGGCTCCTCTTCCTCACGGACAAGGGGCGGGTCTACCGCGCCAAGGCCTACGAGCTGCAGGAGGCCAGCCGCGACGCCAAGGGTCAGCACGTGGCGAACCTGCTCGCCATGCAGCCGGACGAGCAGATCCAGCAGGTGCTCGACATCCGCGACTACGAGGCGGCGCAGTACCTCGTGCTCGCCACGGCGCACGGTCTCGTGAAGAAGACCCCGCTCACCGAGTACGACACGAACCGCACCGGCGGCATCATCGCGATCAACCTGCGCGACGGCGACACCCTGGTGCAGGCACTCCTCGTCGACGAGCACGACGACCTCCTGCTCGTGTCGAAGCACGGCATGTCGCTGCGCTTCACCGCGACGAACGACACCCTGCGCCCGATGGGTCGATCGACCTCCGGCGTGAAGGGCATGTCCTTCCGCGACGACGACTCGCTGCTCGCAGCCCGGGTCGTCTCGGACGACGGCTACGTCTGGGTCATGACCGAGGGCGGCTACGCCAAGCGCACGTCGGTCGACCAGTACCGCGTGCAGGGCCGTGGTGGTCTCGGCATCAAGGTGGCCAAGCTGGCCGCTGACCGAGGCGACCTTGTGGGTGCTCTCATCGTGGGCGAGGACGACGAGGTGCTCGTCGTGCTGCAATCGGGCAAGGTGGTAAGGTCTGCCGTGGCCGAGGTGCCCGCCAAGGGTCGCGACACGATGGGTGTGGTCTTCGCGAGGTTCGCGGAGAACGACCGGATCATCGCGGTGGCCCGGAACACAGAGCGGAACCTGGACGACCAGGACGACGCCGAGATCGAGCCTGCGGGCCCGGTGGAGACGGTCAGCCCGGACGAAGCGGCCGCCGACCCCGCCGACACAGTGCCCACGGACACCGTGGCCGGAGAGGACCAGTCAAGCAATGAGTAG
- the gyrB gene encoding DNA topoisomerase (ATP-hydrolyzing) subunit B — MTSGSDDDRQNSSGEATPQSDPAYGADQIQVLEGLEAVRKRPGMYIGSTGPRGLHHLVQEIVDNSVDEALAGYCDTINVTIREDGGVRVVDNGRGIPVGIHAAEGVSTVQVVLTVLHAGGKFGGGAYAVSGGLHGVGSSVVNALSSELDVEVRQQGHVWRQSYTDGVPVAPLSKDEEDDGHGTTITFWPNADIFETVVFDYETLRTRFQQMAFLNKGLRITLTDERTPAEGEEARHDSFLYERGLADYVEYLNAQKKADLVHPDVIGFEAEDPERKIALEVAMQWNTSYQESVHTFANTINTHEGGTHEEGFRAALTYLVNKYAREAKIIKEKDDNLTGDDIREGLTAVISVKLGEPQFEGQTKTKLGNTEAKGFVQRVVGTELTHWFESNPTQARDVVRKAIQASQARLAARKARETTRRKGLLESGGMPGKLKDCQSKDPTVSEIFMVEGDSAGGSAVQGRNPMTQAILPLRGKILNVEKARLDRALANQEIQSMITAFGAGIGEDFDPDKARYHKIVLMADADVDGQHITTLLLTLLFRYMRPLIERGYVYLAQPPLYRLKWSNSAHEYVFSDRERDALMQAGLAAGKRIPKDNGIQRYKGLGEMDYKELWDTTMNPDTRTLLQVTLEDAAAVDSVFATLMGEDVESRRQFIQQNAKDVRFLDI, encoded by the coding sequence ATGACATCCGGATCTGACGACGACCGACAGAACTCGTCCGGCGAGGCGACCCCGCAGAGCGATCCAGCGTACGGCGCAGACCAGATCCAGGTGCTCGAGGGACTCGAAGCCGTCCGGAAGCGTCCGGGCATGTACATCGGGTCGACGGGTCCCCGCGGTCTGCACCACCTCGTGCAGGAGATCGTCGACAACTCCGTCGACGAAGCGCTCGCGGGCTACTGCGACACGATCAACGTCACCATCCGCGAAGACGGCGGCGTCCGCGTGGTCGACAACGGCCGTGGCATCCCCGTCGGGATCCACGCTGCCGAGGGCGTCTCGACCGTCCAGGTCGTGCTCACCGTCCTGCACGCCGGCGGCAAGTTCGGCGGCGGCGCGTACGCGGTGTCCGGTGGTCTGCACGGCGTCGGTTCGTCGGTCGTCAACGCGCTGAGCTCCGAGCTCGACGTCGAGGTTCGCCAGCAGGGCCACGTCTGGCGCCAGAGCTACACCGACGGTGTCCCGGTCGCGCCCCTGTCGAAGGACGAGGAAGACGACGGCCACGGCACCACGATCACGTTCTGGCCGAACGCCGACATCTTCGAGACCGTCGTCTTCGACTACGAGACCCTGCGCACGCGCTTCCAGCAGATGGCCTTCCTCAACAAGGGCCTGCGGATCACCCTGACCGACGAGCGCACCCCGGCCGAGGGTGAAGAGGCACGGCACGACTCCTTCCTCTACGAGCGCGGGCTCGCCGACTACGTCGAGTACCTCAACGCCCAGAAGAAGGCCGACCTGGTGCACCCGGACGTCATCGGGTTCGAGGCCGAGGACCCGGAGCGCAAGATCGCGCTCGAGGTCGCGATGCAGTGGAACACCTCCTACCAAGAGAGCGTCCACACCTTCGCGAACACGATCAACACGCACGAGGGCGGCACCCACGAAGAGGGCTTCCGCGCGGCGCTGACGTACCTGGTCAACAAGTACGCGCGCGAGGCGAAGATCATCAAGGAGAAGGACGACAACCTCACGGGTGACGACATCCGCGAAGGACTGACGGCCGTCATCTCCGTGAAGCTCGGCGAACCGCAGTTCGAGGGGCAGACGAAGACCAAGCTCGGCAACACCGAGGCGAAGGGCTTCGTCCAGCGCGTCGTCGGCACCGAGCTCACCCACTGGTTCGAGAGCAACCCGACGCAGGCCCGCGACGTCGTGCGCAAGGCGATCCAGGCCTCGCAGGCCCGTCTCGCCGCACGCAAGGCGCGCGAGACCACCCGTCGCAAGGGCCTCCTCGAGTCGGGCGGCATGCCCGGCAAGCTCAAGGACTGCCAGTCGAAGGACCCGACGGTCTCCGAGATCTTCATGGTCGAGGGTGACTCCGCCGGTGGTTCCGCCGTGCAGGGTCGCAACCCGATGACGCAGGCGATCCTGCCGCTGCGCGGCAAGATCCTCAACGTCGAGAAGGCCCGCCTCGACCGTGCCCTGGCCAACCAGGAGATCCAGTCGATGATCACGGCGTTCGGCGCCGGCATCGGCGAGGACTTCGACCCGGACAAGGCCCGCTACCACAAGATCGTGCTGATGGCCGATGCCGACGTCGACGGCCAGCACATCACGACCCTGCTCCTCACCCTGCTGTTCCGCTACATGCGGCCGCTCATCGAGCGCGGCTACGTGTACCTCGCGCAGCCGCCGCTCTACCGCCTGAAGTGGTCGAACTCGGCGCACGAGTACGTGTTCAGCGACCGGGAGCGCGACGCCCTGATGCAGGCCGGCCTCGCCGCCGGCAAGCGCATCCCGAAGGACAACGGGATCCAGCGCTACAAGGGTCTCGGCGAGATGGACTACAAGGAGCTGTGGGACACCACGATGAACCCGGACACCCGGACGCTCCTGCAGGTCACGCTCGAGGACGCCGCCGCGGTGGACAGCGTCTTCGCGACGCTGATGGGTGAGGACGTCGAGTCCCGTCGCCAGTTCATCCAGCAGAACGCGAAGGACGTCCGGTTCTTGGACATCTGA
- a CDS encoding DUF721 domain-containing protein: protein MPKPSRPTEPSRVYRHLRAVFGDPSKRGVDARRRRMKGLDPDSVPYGRGREPAGLGDVVGSLAQELGWTEPLARSELFVDWPAVVGEELAKHSRPVTIDDGALVIRCDSTAWATQLRLMRSTVTTTIAERHPEAGVQSIRVSGPDAPTWKRGPRTVQGRGPRDTYG from the coding sequence ATGCCGAAGCCGTCGAGACCCACCGAGCCCTCACGGGTCTACCGGCACCTCCGCGCCGTCTTCGGCGACCCCTCGAAGCGCGGCGTCGACGCGCGCCGGCGCCGTATGAAGGGACTCGACCCCGACTCCGTGCCCTACGGTCGCGGTCGCGAGCCCGCCGGACTCGGTGACGTCGTCGGTTCGCTCGCGCAGGAACTGGGCTGGACCGAGCCCCTCGCCCGGTCCGAGCTGTTCGTGGACTGGCCCGCCGTGGTGGGCGAGGAACTCGCGAAGCACTCCCGACCCGTGACCATCGATGACGGTGCACTCGTCATCCGGTGCGACTCGACGGCCTGGGCGACCCAGCTCCGACTGATGCGCAGCACCGTCACGACGACCATCGCCGAGCGGCACCCCGAGGCGGGGGTGCAGTCGATCCGGGTTTCGGGCCCCGACGCCCCCACCTGGAAACGCGGTCCCAGGACGGTTCAGGGGCGCGGTCCCCGCGACACTTACGGGTAG
- the recF gene encoding DNA replication/repair protein RecF (All proteins in this family for which functions are known are DNA-binding proteins that assist the filamentation of RecA onto DNA for the initiation of recombination or recombinational repair.), translated as MHVDHLQLTDFRNYREAEVDLARGPNLFVGRNGQGKTNLVEAIGYLSTLGSHRVPTDAALVRQGCDAAIVRARLAHEDRSILAEVQINRTGSNRAQVNRSAIKPRELPRYCTSVLFAPEDLALVRGEPAGRRRMLDELLGQIAPRMQGVLADYDRTLRQRNTLLKSARATGAKAGSLATLDVWDERLVAFGAEIIAARDHLTRRLAPFVAEAYATVAGERHEASITGVLSVRGGDPEDAAATDPVLGTPDEPVTVTAAADAFRAALERRRRDELDRGLTLVGPHRDDVLFQLNGLPARGYASHGESWSFALAVQLASASILRAESSLGDPIIILDDVFAELDESRRERLAGAVADYEQVLITAAVFGDVPEQLAAHTVRIEAGTIVTDEAESSRASSPTEEPDDHRAEADPTGAGL; from the coding sequence GTGCACGTCGACCACCTGCAACTCACGGACTTCCGGAACTACCGGGAGGCCGAGGTCGACCTCGCACGCGGGCCGAACCTGTTCGTCGGCCGGAATGGACAGGGCAAGACCAACCTCGTCGAGGCGATCGGCTACCTCTCCACCCTGGGATCGCACCGGGTCCCGACGGACGCGGCACTCGTGCGGCAGGGCTGCGACGCGGCGATCGTCCGCGCTCGGCTCGCGCACGAGGACCGCAGCATCCTCGCCGAGGTCCAGATCAACCGCACCGGCTCGAACCGGGCGCAGGTGAACCGCTCGGCCATCAAGCCCCGCGAGCTCCCGCGCTACTGCACGAGCGTCCTCTTCGCTCCCGAGGACCTCGCGCTGGTCCGGGGCGAACCGGCCGGCCGACGCCGGATGCTCGACGAGCTCCTCGGGCAGATCGCCCCGCGCATGCAGGGCGTCCTCGCCGACTACGACCGGACGCTCCGGCAGCGCAACACCCTGTTGAAGTCGGCCCGGGCGACCGGTGCGAAGGCGGGTTCGCTCGCGACGCTCGACGTCTGGGACGAGCGTCTCGTGGCCTTCGGCGCCGAGATCATCGCCGCCCGTGACCACCTCACCCGGCGGCTCGCCCCGTTCGTGGCCGAGGCCTACGCGACCGTCGCCGGCGAACGGCACGAGGCGTCGATCACCGGCGTCCTGAGCGTCCGCGGCGGCGACCCGGAGGACGCGGCCGCGACGGATCCCGTCCTCGGGACACCCGACGAGCCGGTCACCGTCACCGCGGCTGCCGATGCGTTCCGCGCGGCACTCGAACGGCGTCGACGCGACGAGCTCGACCGCGGCCTGACGCTCGTCGGTCCCCACCGCGACGACGTCCTCTTCCAGCTGAACGGGTTACCTGCCCGCGGCTACGCCAGTCACGGGGAATCGTGGTCGTTCGCGCTCGCCGTGCAGCTGGCCAGTGCGTCGATCCTCCGCGCCGAGTCGAGCCTGGGGGATCCGATCATCATCCTCGACGACGTGTTCGCCGAACTCGACGAGTCGCGCCGGGAACGCCTGGCCGGGGCGGTTGCCGACTACGAGCAGGTGCTCATCACCGCGGCGGTGTTCGGTGACGTGCCCGAGCAGCTGGCCGCGCACACGGTCCGGATCGAAGCTGGCACGATCGTGACCGACGAGGCGGAGTCGAGCCGCGCCTCCAGTCCGACCGAAGAACCGGACGACCACCGGGCGGAAGCCGACCCGACCGGAGCGGGCCTCTGA
- the gnd gene encoding phosphogluconate dehydrogenase (NAD(+)-dependent, decarboxylating) — MHIGLVGLGRMGNNMRARLRNAGIEVTGYDANPAVSDVADLGALAAALPEGKKLVWVMVPHGKITDDVITDLSNVLSEGDLVIDGGNSKWLDDEVHAKQLDAKGIRYMDAGVSGGVWGKDNGYGLMVGGAPEDVEFAMPVFDALRPEGPREEGFSHAGGVGAGHYAKMVHNGIEYAIMQAYGEGYELLEAKDIVHDVPAVFAGWQRGTVVRSWLLDLLVLAINEDPKLDELEGYVDDSGEGRWTLEEAIELAVPMPALSAAMFARFVSRQGSESPTMKAVAALRNQFGGHAVKKA; from the coding sequence ATGCACATCGGTCTTGTCGGCCTCGGTCGCATGGGCAACAACATGCGTGCCCGTCTCCGCAACGCAGGCATCGAGGTCACCGGCTACGACGCGAACCCCGCCGTCTCGGACGTCGCCGACCTCGGCGCACTCGCCGCGGCGCTCCCCGAGGGCAAGAAGCTCGTGTGGGTCATGGTCCCGCACGGCAAGATCACCGACGACGTGATCACCGACCTGTCGAACGTCCTGAGCGAGGGCGACCTCGTGATCGACGGCGGCAACTCGAAGTGGCTCGACGACGAGGTGCACGCCAAGCAGCTCGACGCCAAGGGCATCCGCTACATGGACGCCGGCGTCTCCGGTGGCGTCTGGGGCAAGGACAACGGCTACGGCCTCATGGTGGGCGGCGCCCCCGAGGACGTCGAGTTCGCCATGCCGGTCTTCGACGCGCTCCGTCCCGAGGGCCCGCGCGAAGAGGGCTTCTCGCACGCCGGCGGCGTCGGCGCGGGCCACTACGCGAAGATGGTCCACAACGGCATCGAGTACGCGATCATGCAGGCCTACGGCGAGGGCTACGAGCTCCTCGAGGCCAAGGACATCGTCCACGACGTCCCGGCGGTCTTCGCCGGATGGCAGCGCGGTACGGTCGTCCGCTCCTGGCTGCTCGACCTCCTCGTCCTCGCGATCAACGAGGACCCGAAGCTCGACGAGCTCGAGGGCTACGTCGACGATTCGGGCGAGGGTCGCTGGACCCTCGAAGAGGCGATCGAGCTCGCGGTGCCGATGCCCGCGCTCTCCGCGGCGATGTTTGCCCGCTTCGTCTCGCGTCAGGGCAGCGAGTCCCCGACGATGAAGGCCGTCGCGGCGCTCCGCAACCAGTTCGGCGGCCACGCCGTCAAGAAGGCGTAG